One window of Paenibacillus albicereus genomic DNA carries:
- a CDS encoding acyl-CoA thioesterase: MEQAEWMLYPLRVRYQETDAMGVVYHANYLTWFEIGRTELIRSKGYAYGRIEQEGLMLPLTDLDSQFRQPARYDDAIVVCTRVESFTPMRVGFRYQIRRLASASAEAALPALGEGTVRAAREDGEGLPGELLAGGGTRHVWVDRGFRPARLDRRLPELYELIRRMAPGGKEERA; encoded by the coding sequence ATGGAGCAGGCGGAATGGATGCTTTACCCGCTGCGGGTGAGATATCAGGAGACGGACGCGATGGGCGTCGTGTATCATGCGAATTATTTGACTTGGTTCGAGATCGGGCGCACGGAGCTGATCCGCTCCAAGGGATATGCTTATGGCCGGATCGAGCAGGAAGGGCTCATGCTCCCGCTGACGGATCTGGACAGCCAGTTCCGCCAGCCGGCCCGCTATGACGACGCGATCGTCGTCTGCACGCGGGTCGAGAGCTTCACGCCGATGCGCGTCGGATTCCGCTATCAGATCCGCCGCCTGGCGTCGGCCTCGGCGGAAGCGGCGCTGCCCGCGCTCGGCGAGGGGACGGTCCGCGCGGCCCGGGAGGACGGCGAAGGGCTGCCGGGAGAGCTGCTTGCCGGGGGCGGCACCCGCCATGTGTGGGTGGACCGCGGCTTCCGTCCGGCGCGCCTCGACCGGCGGCTGCCGGAGCTGTACGAGCTGATCCGGCGCATGGCGCCGGGCGGAAAGGAGGAGCGCGCATGA
- the pyk gene encoding pyruvate kinase, producing the protein MRKTKIVCTIGPSSESLENTKKLILAGMNVARLNFSHGDFEEHGNRIKNIRQACAELGKTVAILLDTKGPEIRLGKLKEEPIELQQDDYITLTTEEILGDRHRIPVTYKNLPADLKIGSTVLIDDGLIGLTVVDIQGTEINCKIVNSGPIKSKKGVNVPGVHISLPGITEKDAGDIVFGVEQGVDFIAASFVRKASDVLEIRELLERHNAGHIQIISKIENQQGVDNLDEILEVSDGLMVARGDLGVEIPAEEVPLVQKSMIQKANLAGKPVITATQMLDSMQRNPRPTRAEASDVANAILDGTDAIMLSGETAAGKYPTESVLTMSRIAERAESALDYREILTKTAIAQQTTVTEAISQAVANSALDLQAKAIVTSTESGYTARMVSKYRPKAPIIAVTTDDRIMRRLNLTWGVIPTKGIAADTTDEMFNFAVEGALGTGLVALGDTIVITAGVPVGRAGTTNLIKVHHIGELVAKGQGIGSQTATGKIVVARTPEEAIAKTKEGSILVTVSTDKDYMPAIQKASAIITVSGGITSHAAVVGLNLGIPAVIGIDNAFELLHDDMEVTVYGEMGVIYTGQSKVL; encoded by the coding sequence ATGCGCAAAACGAAAATTGTATGTACGATCGGACCGTCCAGCGAATCGCTGGAAAATACAAAGAAATTGATTCTGGCCGGCATGAACGTCGCCCGCCTGAACTTCTCGCACGGCGACTTCGAAGAGCACGGCAACCGCATCAAGAACATCCGCCAGGCATGCGCGGAGCTCGGCAAGACCGTCGCGATCCTGCTCGACACCAAAGGGCCTGAGATTCGTCTCGGCAAGCTGAAGGAAGAGCCGATCGAGCTGCAGCAGGACGACTACATCACGCTGACGACCGAAGAGATCCTCGGCGACCGCCACCGCATTCCGGTGACGTACAAGAACCTGCCGGCCGACCTGAAGATCGGCTCGACCGTCCTCATCGACGACGGCCTGATCGGCCTGACCGTCGTGGACATCCAGGGCACGGAGATCAACTGCAAGATCGTCAACAGCGGCCCGATCAAGAGCAAGAAGGGCGTCAACGTTCCGGGCGTGCACATCTCCCTGCCGGGCATCACGGAAAAAGACGCCGGCGACATCGTGTTCGGCGTCGAGCAGGGCGTCGACTTCATCGCCGCCTCCTTCGTGCGCAAGGCGTCCGACGTGCTGGAAATCCGCGAGCTGCTGGAGCGCCACAATGCCGGCCACATCCAGATCATCTCCAAGATCGAGAACCAGCAGGGCGTCGACAACCTCGACGAGATCCTTGAGGTGTCCGATGGCCTGATGGTCGCGCGGGGCGACCTCGGCGTCGAGATTCCGGCCGAGGAAGTGCCGCTCGTGCAAAAATCGATGATCCAAAAAGCGAACCTCGCCGGCAAGCCGGTCATCACGGCGACGCAGATGCTCGACTCCATGCAGCGCAATCCGCGTCCGACCCGCGCCGAAGCGAGCGACGTGGCCAACGCCATCCTCGACGGCACGGACGCGATCATGCTGTCCGGCGAGACGGCCGCAGGCAAATACCCGACGGAGTCCGTGCTGACGATGTCCCGCATCGCCGAACGCGCCGAGTCCGCGCTGGACTATCGCGAGATCCTGACCAAGACGGCGATCGCGCAGCAGACGACCGTCACCGAGGCGATCAGCCAGGCGGTGGCGAACTCCGCCCTCGACCTGCAGGCCAAGGCGATCGTGACGTCGACGGAGAGCGGCTATACCGCCCGCATGGTGTCCAAGTACCGTCCGAAGGCTCCGATCATCGCCGTGACGACCGACGATCGCATCATGCGCCGTCTGAACCTGACGTGGGGCGTCATCCCAACGAAGGGCATCGCCGCCGATACGACCGATGAGATGTTCAACTTCGCCGTCGAAGGCGCGCTCGGCACGGGCCTCGTCGCGCTCGGCGACACGATCGTCATTACGGCCGGCGTGCCGGTAGGCCGCGCGGGCACGACGAACCTCATCAAGGTGCATCACATCGGCGAACTCGTCGCCAAGGGCCAAGGCATCGGCAGCCAGACCGCTACGGGCAAGATCGTCGTCGCCCGCACGCCGGAGGAAGCGATCGCCAAGACCAAGGAAGGCTCTATCCTCGTCACGGTATCGACCGACAAGGACTACATGCCGGCCATTCAGAAAGCATCGGCGATCATCACCGTATCGGGCGGCATCACGAGCCATGCGGCCGTCGTCGGCCTGAACCTGGGCATCCCGGCGGTCATCGGCATCGACAACGCGTTCGAGCTGCTGCATGACGACATGGAAGTGACCGTCTACGGCGAGATGGGCGTCATCTATACCGGTCAAAGCAAAGTCCTGTAA
- a CDS encoding SDR family oxidoreductase, with protein MENTRKVALVVGAAGVIGRNLAEHLAAMPEWDVIGVARRAMAPSKRIRYVSADLLDAADTRAKLGSLSQVTHVFYAAYQDRPTWAELVEPNVAMLRHVVEAVEAGSPGLRHVSLMQGYKVYGAHLGPFKTPAKESDARPLADEFNMAQQQLLEEKQRGKTWTWSALRPSVVTGFALGNPMNLAMVIAVYASISKELGLPLRFPGKPGAYGTLLEMTDAGLLARATVWAATEERAANQAFNITNGDLFRWNEMWPRIASFFGMEAAPPSSQPMSLEAEMADKEPVWNRIVEKHGLEPHAYREVSSWPFGDFVFSWDYDFLSDGSKARRLGFHDFVDTESMFEQIFEQLRLRRIIP; from the coding sequence ATGGAGAATACGCGCAAAGTCGCGCTGGTCGTAGGAGCGGCAGGGGTTATCGGAAGGAATCTGGCGGAGCATCTCGCCGCCATGCCGGAATGGGACGTGATCGGGGTGGCGCGGCGCGCGATGGCGCCGTCGAAGCGGATCCGCTACGTCTCTGCGGACCTGCTCGATGCCGCCGATACGCGGGCCAAGCTGGGCTCGCTGTCCCAAGTGACGCATGTGTTCTATGCCGCCTACCAGGACCGGCCGACGTGGGCGGAGCTGGTGGAGCCCAACGTCGCGATGCTCCGCCATGTTGTCGAGGCCGTGGAGGCCGGCTCTCCGGGACTGCGGCATGTCAGCCTCATGCAGGGCTACAAGGTGTATGGAGCCCACCTGGGACCGTTCAAGACGCCAGCGAAGGAAAGCGATGCCCGGCCTTTGGCGGATGAGTTCAACATGGCGCAGCAGCAGCTTCTGGAAGAGAAGCAGCGGGGCAAGACCTGGACGTGGTCGGCGCTGCGGCCGTCCGTCGTGACGGGCTTCGCTCTGGGCAATCCGATGAATCTGGCGATGGTCATCGCGGTGTATGCCTCGATCAGCAAGGAGCTCGGCCTGCCGCTGCGCTTCCCGGGCAAGCCGGGCGCCTACGGCACGCTGCTGGAGATGACCGATGCGGGACTGCTCGCCCGGGCGACCGTCTGGGCGGCGACCGAGGAGCGGGCCGCCAATCAGGCGTTCAACATCACGAACGGCGATCTGTTCCGCTGGAACGAGATGTGGCCGCGCATCGCTTCCTTCTTCGGGATGGAAGCCGCGCCGCCCTCCTCGCAGCCGATGTCGCTGGAAGCCGAGATGGCGGACAAGGAGCCGGTCTGGAACCGGATCGTCGAGAAGCATGGCTTGGAGCCCCATGCCTATCGCGAAGTCTCTTCCTGGCCGTTCGGCGACTTCGTCTTCTCCTGGGACTATGACTTCCTGTCGGACGGGTCCAAGGCGAGACGGCTCGGCTTCCATGACTTCGTCGATACGGAATCGATGTTCGAGCAGATTTTCGAGCAGCTCCGGCTCCGCCGCATCATCCCCTGA
- a CDS encoding FxsA family protein gives MNRGFGTVQKMLLGGAAYVLLEVVAMAWLGSRIGVGGVFLLLAGTAVLGAVLMRTHGRKAWAEMRRKMELGEPPGHALLNGLCLMAGSLLLIFPGAIGDLVGLTLVLPVTRSFYRMRLYRLLEKLLRRGGGGGFGGPGGGRFIFIGRR, from the coding sequence ATGAACCGAGGCTTCGGAACGGTGCAGAAGATGCTGCTCGGAGGAGCGGCCTACGTGCTGCTGGAGGTCGTCGCGATGGCCTGGCTCGGCAGCCGGATCGGCGTCGGCGGCGTGTTCCTGCTGCTGGCCGGAACGGCGGTGCTCGGCGCCGTGCTGATGCGCACGCACGGACGCAAGGCCTGGGCGGAGATGCGGCGCAAGATGGAGCTCGGCGAGCCGCCGGGGCATGCGCTGCTGAACGGCCTTTGCCTGATGGCGGGCAGCCTGCTGCTGATCTTTCCCGGCGCGATCGGCGACCTGGTCGGCCTGACGCTCGTCCTGCCCGTCACCCGCAGCTTTTACCGCATGCGGCTGTACCGGCTCCTGGAGAAGCTGCTGCGGCGCGGAGGCGGAGGCGGCTTCGGCGGCCCGGGCGGCGGCCGATTCATCTTCATCGGCCGCCGCTGA
- a CDS encoding Ppx/GppA phosphatase family protein — protein MNDQRIGIIDIGSNSIRLVVYEATAGGAQRVIDGSKRPARLSQRITADGRIDEETIVELAETLSHFRMLCAHHRTSAVRAVATAALRNAVNGAEVLARLSAESGLDIELLPGEEEAGYGFLGMVNTMDVRDGFLIDIGGGSTEISLFKERTLVQSVSFPFGCVSLARSYADRGMLGDDGLRRLEEMALRAAEEQPWLRWSPGLPLVGVGGTIRALAKVHQAVRHYPFPQTHNYAIPAEDADRLFDTLRAMPLDKRRKVPGLSKDRVDLIVPGLAVLCLFQRLTGASEYRVCAAGLRDGLFFSVQSPERPRLDDVLDYSVRNTYALYPEAPLPHVNQVNRLSLQLLGTLRGSASGRPLERLGDRADKLLDAASLLYRIGASIDHAAYPKHTFYLLTNCSLNGMSHRENVLTAAIAAFRSRSRCKSQLEPYAALLEPGDVEAAALLGSLLQLAAALDRSETQPISRLEAEAAPAFEEGRLLLIAVRPSGSLGLERQEVEEAGREFAKLWGLRPELSVR, from the coding sequence ATGAACGATCAACGCATCGGCATCATCGACATCGGCTCCAACTCCATCCGCCTCGTCGTCTACGAGGCGACGGCTGGCGGCGCTCAGCGCGTCATCGACGGCAGCAAGCGGCCGGCGAGGCTCAGCCAGAGGATCACCGCCGACGGCCGCATCGACGAGGAGACGATCGTCGAGCTCGCCGAGACGCTGAGCCACTTCCGCATGCTCTGCGCGCATCACCGCACGAGCGCCGTGCGGGCGGTCGCGACGGCCGCGCTGCGCAATGCCGTCAACGGCGCCGAGGTGCTGGCCCGGCTGAGCGCCGAGTCCGGTCTCGACATCGAGCTGCTGCCCGGCGAGGAGGAGGCCGGCTACGGCTTCCTCGGCATGGTCAATACGATGGACGTGCGCGACGGCTTCCTCATCGACATCGGCGGAGGCAGCACGGAGATTTCCTTGTTCAAGGAGCGCACGCTCGTGCAGAGCGTCAGCTTCCCGTTCGGCTGCGTCAGCCTCGCCCGCAGCTATGCCGACCGCGGCATGCTCGGCGACGACGGCCTGCGCCGGCTGGAGGAGATGGCGCTGCGGGCGGCCGAGGAGCAGCCATGGCTGCGCTGGTCGCCGGGCCTGCCGCTCGTCGGCGTCGGCGGCACGATCCGCGCGCTCGCCAAGGTCCATCAGGCGGTCCGCCATTATCCTTTCCCGCAGACCCACAACTATGCCATTCCGGCCGAGGACGCCGACCGCCTGTTCGACACGCTGCGGGCGATGCCCCTGGACAAGCGACGCAAGGTTCCGGGCCTCTCCAAGGACCGCGTCGACCTGATCGTGCCCGGCCTCGCCGTGCTATGCCTGTTCCAGCGGCTGACCGGCGCATCGGAATACCGCGTCTGCGCCGCCGGGCTGCGCGATGGCCTGTTCTTCTCCGTGCAGTCGCCGGAGCGGCCGCGGCTCGACGACGTGCTGGACTACAGCGTGCGCAACACGTATGCCCTCTATCCCGAGGCGCCGCTTCCGCACGTCAACCAGGTGAACCGGCTCTCGCTGCAGCTGCTCGGGACGCTCCGCGGCTCCGCCTCCGGCCGTCCGCTGGAGCGTCTGGGCGATCGGGCGGACAAGCTGCTCGACGCCGCCTCCCTGCTGTACCGGATCGGAGCGTCGATCGATCACGCCGCCTACCCGAAGCATACGTTCTACCTGCTGACCAACTGCAGCCTGAACGGCATGTCGCATCGCGAGAACGTGCTGACCGCCGCGATCGCGGCGTTCCGCAGCCGCAGCCGCTGCAAGTCGCAGCTCGAGCCGTATGCCGCGCTGCTGGAACCCGGAGACGTCGAGGCGGCCGCGCTGCTGGGCAGCCTGCTGCAGCTCGCCGCCGCGCTCGACCGCAGCGAGACGCAGCCGATCAGCCGGCTCGAGGCGGAAGCGGCGCCAGCGTTTGAGGAAGGCCGCCTGCTGCTGATCGCCGTGCGGCCTTCCGGCTCGCTCGGACTGGAGCGGCAGGAGGTCGAGGAAGCCGGGCGCGAGTTCGCCAAGCTCTGGGGACTCCGCCCCGAGCTGTCCGTGCGCTGA
- a CDS encoding winged helix-turn-helix transcriptional regulator: MEAQEPKVFRTAVEAALEAIGGKWKPVILFHLTFGTKRNGQLLRLIPDITQKVLTQQLRELQQSGIIVRIAYDEIPPRVEYELTPFGLTLKPLLHSMCRWGESYIREAYGANAVVVHGPDSGGLAEG, translated from the coding sequence ATGGAGGCGCAAGAGCCCAAAGTATTCCGGACAGCCGTGGAGGCTGCTCTCGAAGCGATCGGCGGAAAATGGAAGCCCGTCATCCTGTTCCACCTGACGTTCGGCACGAAGAGAAACGGCCAGCTGCTCCGGCTCATCCCCGACATCACCCAGAAGGTGCTGACGCAGCAGCTGCGGGAGCTGCAGCAATCCGGCATCATCGTCCGGATCGCGTACGACGAGATTCCGCCAAGGGTGGAATACGAGCTGACTCCGTTCGGCCTGACGCTGAAGCCGCTGCTTCACTCGATGTGCCGGTGGGGCGAGTCCTACATCCGGGAAGCCTATGGAGCGAACGCGGTCGTCGTGCATGGCCCGGACAGCGGCGGCCTGGCGGAAGGATGA
- the ppk1 gene encoding polyphosphate kinase 1: MSKAMSPYVNRDLSWIEFNRRVLEEAQDPTTPLLERAKFLSIVSSNMDEFMSVRMAGIQDQLKAGYTKIDFTGYTPQGLWKRLIKRTGQMVSEQYRTYREVMRGLAREGIHIREMDDLNASQAAAVEQYFRTIVFPVLTPMAVDQSRPFPLLHTKELYLAVLLRDPDEELEAEPYFAIVQVPSILPRCVALPVRGNSKKLEFVLLEDLIRTFIHTLFSGYILEAVHPFRLTRNADLTLNEEGAEDLLEEIEKELRRRRWGMPVRLEIADGFHPHALDLLQEELEIGDHVVRIGGPLDLSFLMRFAGSIGGKESLRYPKLEPVYPRELEEHELIFDTIRERDVLLHHPYESFEPLAEFVQQAADDPQVLAIKMTLYRVSGQSELVQALAAAAEAGKQVTVVVELKARFDEERNIAWARQLEKAGCHVVYGLVGLKTHAKILLVVRREADQLRRYVHVGTGNYNDSTAKAYTDIGLFTSHPIIGADASALFNEVTGYSSPYEWQAFSVAPSGLTEQLFRLIDRERRHAEEGRGGYIAAKMNSLSNQEMIDKLYEASRSGVRIELIVRGVCCLRPGVPGLSENIRVVSIVDRFLEHSRLLYLRNAGEEEVYLSSADWMTRNLTRRIELMCPVFDPSLRDSLIALLRLQLADNVKARELQASGGYERMRPAEGEDPLRSQFQAERISSWKKALPHLEQA; this comes from the coding sequence ATGAGTAAAGCAATGTCCCCCTATGTGAACCGCGACCTGAGCTGGATCGAGTTCAACCGCAGGGTGCTGGAAGAGGCGCAGGATCCGACGACGCCGCTGCTCGAGCGCGCGAAATTCCTGTCCATCGTGTCCAGCAACATGGATGAATTCATGAGCGTCCGCATGGCGGGCATCCAGGACCAGCTCAAGGCGGGCTACACGAAGATCGATTTTACCGGCTATACGCCGCAAGGGCTGTGGAAGAGGCTCATCAAGCGGACCGGACAGATGGTCTCCGAGCAGTACCGGACCTATCGGGAAGTCATGAGAGGGCTGGCCCGAGAAGGCATACATATCCGCGAAATGGACGACTTGAACGCCTCGCAGGCCGCGGCGGTCGAGCAGTATTTCCGGACGATCGTCTTTCCTGTCCTGACGCCGATGGCAGTCGACCAGAGCCGTCCTTTTCCGCTCCTGCATACGAAGGAACTGTATCTGGCCGTGCTGCTGCGCGATCCGGACGAGGAGCTGGAGGCCGAGCCGTACTTCGCGATCGTGCAGGTGCCGTCGATCCTGCCGCGCTGCGTGGCGCTGCCGGTGCGCGGCAACAGCAAGAAGCTCGAGTTCGTGCTGCTCGAGGACCTCATCCGTACGTTCATCCATACGCTGTTCAGCGGCTACATCTTGGAAGCCGTGCACCCGTTCCGCCTCACCCGCAACGCCGACCTGACGCTCAACGAGGAGGGCGCCGAGGATCTGCTGGAGGAGATCGAGAAGGAGCTTCGGCGCAGGCGGTGGGGCATGCCGGTGCGGCTCGAGATCGCGGATGGCTTCCATCCGCACGCCCTCGACCTGCTGCAGGAGGAGCTGGAGATCGGCGATCATGTCGTGCGCATCGGCGGACCGCTCGACCTCAGCTTCCTGATGCGCTTCGCCGGCTCGATCGGAGGCAAGGAAAGCCTCCGCTACCCGAAGCTCGAGCCGGTCTACCCGAGGGAGCTCGAGGAGCATGAGCTCATCTTCGATACGATCCGCGAGCGCGACGTGCTGCTGCATCATCCGTACGAGTCGTTCGAGCCGCTGGCCGAGTTCGTCCAGCAGGCGGCGGACGATCCGCAGGTGCTGGCGATAAAGATGACGCTCTACCGCGTCAGCGGCCAGAGCGAGCTCGTGCAGGCGCTCGCCGCGGCGGCGGAGGCGGGCAAGCAGGTGACGGTCGTCGTCGAGCTCAAGGCGCGCTTCGACGAAGAGCGCAACATCGCCTGGGCGCGCCAGCTGGAGAAGGCGGGCTGCCACGTCGTCTACGGCCTGGTCGGCCTCAAGACGCATGCCAAGATCCTGCTCGTCGTGCGGCGGGAGGCCGACCAGCTGCGGCGCTACGTCCATGTCGGCACCGGCAACTACAACGACAGCACGGCCAAGGCGTATACCGACATCGGCCTGTTCACGTCGCATCCGATCATCGGCGCGGACGCGTCCGCGCTGTTCAACGAGGTGACCGGCTACTCGTCGCCGTACGAATGGCAGGCGTTCAGCGTCGCGCCGAGCGGGCTGACGGAGCAGCTGTTCCGGCTGATCGACCGCGAGCGGCGGCATGCCGAGGAGGGACGGGGCGGCTACATCGCCGCCAAGATGAACTCGCTCTCCAACCAGGAGATGATCGACAAGCTGTACGAGGCGTCGCGCTCCGGCGTGCGCATCGAGCTCATCGTGCGCGGCGTCTGCTGCCTGCGTCCCGGCGTGCCGGGCCTCAGCGAGAACATCCGCGTCGTCAGCATCGTCGACCGCTTCCTGGAGCATTCGCGCCTGCTGTACCTGCGCAACGCCGGCGAGGAGGAAGTGTACCTGTCGAGCGCGGACTGGATGACGCGCAACCTGACGCGGCGCATCGAGCTGATGTGCCCGGTGTTCGATCCCAGCCTGCGCGACAGCCTGATCGCGCTGCTGCGCCTGCAGCTGGCGGACAACGTCAAGGCGCGGGAGCTGCAGGCGAGCGGCGGCTACGAGCGCATGCGGCCCGCCGAAGGCGAGGACCCGCTGCGCAGCCAGTTCCAGGCGGAGCGGATCTCCAGCTGGAAAAAAGCGCTGCCGCACCTCGAGCAAGCGTAG